ACTGGTAAGCCAAATGGCTATATCACAGGCATTAAGGCTGATGATGGCAATCTCTGGCTTTATACTCACATAAACACTGCTGTTACACCTGGGCAAAGGATAGAACCGGGAAATACAGTTGGTTATGTAACTCAAGCAGATGGTCACTTACACCTTGAAGTACAGAAGGGACATACTTATCAACAGACTTGGAATAGAGGTAATGATTTTGATTTTGTAAAAGAAGCAACAATCAGTCCACTTCAAGCATTTTGGGACTGGAAGAATAGCAATTCGCAAGGAGAAACCACGAATCCTGGTTCGTCAGATGGCAGTGGTGGTGTTGCCGTACCCTTTGCTGAAGATGATGTAGACATCCTCGCCAGAACTATTTATGGAGAAGCAAGGAGTGAAAGTCTTGAAGGCAAGATTGCAGTGGCATGGGTTGTCAAAAACCGCGCCCTAAAATCCCCGAATTATGGATGGCCAAACGATATCGGCGATGTTGCTCAACAACCTTGGCAGTTTTCTGCATGGAACTATAACGATCCCAATAAAGCAATTATGCAAGCTCTTAATGGACAAGTGCTGGAAGACTACAAAAAAATTGCCAGAGATGTTCTTGAAGGTGGTATCCCTGACCCAACATTGGGAGCAGATCACTATTACAACCCTAGTGCTGCAAGTCCAGACTGGCAGTATGCTGGTGTGCAAACAACAGTTATTGGTAATCACGTATTCCGTAAGTTGGTGAGTTAGCTACTAGAGTATGAGTGCGATCGCCCTTTTTGTGATGTAAGTGATGGTTTGTATGAAAGTGCGATCGCTACTCGTTCTTATATTTTCTAATCTGGCAATTTCGGTGATTTAAGGACAATCAGATAAAACATTAACAGTACCGCTGCATTAAAGCTTGGACACTTTGACGGTGAAATTCCACTAACTCAGGTGGTGAAATAACTTGTGCATTATTTAAATGTCGAAAAACCCAAAGGTTAAATTCTGACAAAGAACGTGGGGGTAGTTGAATTTTATAGGTAACATAAGCTAATTGTCCAGTTTTACTATCTTTTGGCCCCGGTATTATTTTTTGGTTAACATGACGACGTTCGCCTTCTAAAATAAAGGTGATAACTGGGGGAAAAAAACGTACTTCTATTGGTATTAAAGTTAATTTTCCTGCTAATTCTGCCTGTTGTTCTTCAAATTCGCCTAAGTTAAGTCCCCAACCATTTTCTAATAATTTATGAGCTTTGGCTAAACTTTTTTGTTGCAATTCTATGCCTCTACCAGTGGGATTAATAATTACACAGTAGTTTTTAAAACGGTTGATTCGTCCGATCGCTAAATGTCCATTACTACAATACTCAAATATTAAATACCAAGCAATGTCTACATAAATTAATTGTAAAGGAAATACTTGTATAATGCCAGTATTTCGTTTTTGATAGGGGTCGGTAGCACGATAAATTTTGATCGCTTGTCCAGAATTAATCGCTTCTTCGACTAAATCAAGTTGGTGAAATAAGTTATGGCGATTTTTCCCTTTTCTAATCATTTCTTCTGGATCGGTATAATCAACAGCGCGGTTTAAGTGCTGTCTCACTGGATAAAAAAATTGTCCTTTCAGTTCTAAATTTAAGCCGCGTAATCGTTTCTCTAATGTATGATAAATGCGTCTAGCTTGGGGATTTCCTTGGTATTTAGCGGAGGATACTAAGGCATGAAAGGCAACTTGCAGTTCTTCTCGACTCATGGCTCCAGTTCCTAAATAATAACCGGAACAGTATTTGCGTCGATCGAGAATTTGGTAATTTCTTAAGGTTTCTAAGTCTTTGCGAAGGGTGGGAAGAGAAACGTTAGTCAGTTCAATGTGCAACTCTTGAGCGAGTTTTTTTAAGTAAGTTTGCACTTGTTCTAAACTATTATGTCCTCGTTCTGTTAGTGAGTCTTCTGTTTCTAAACAGCCAACTCCGGGATACTTGACTAAGGTTGCAATCAGCAACATTAATCGGGCAAATGCTTGTTGGTCGGCGTGGGGGTGTAAGGTTGGTTTTTTAGCCATGATTTGCGATTTTTTAGCATAGTCAAGTGGGTCAGAAACTTAAATCTTGATGCTGTCTATCGCATTTCCGATCTGACACACCCTACTACTTAGTATTCCCAGCAATGTCAAGAAAAAAACAATATTCGGAAAAATTATCAAGTTAGTTTTCTTTCCCTTGTTTCTAGGATTTCTCAGCTTGGGAAAGTAATTTGATAAATATTTTTAAATTCGAGCGGGTTCAGCAAAGCTTTTGTTAAGTTGAATACAGCTAAGTAAGGTGCAGTGAGATTGATTGCATGAAAGGGCAAGTAGAAGTTAATCGGGTGGATACTTTAATTATTACGGTGGGGACTCGTCAGGTGGGATGGCGATCGCCCGATCGCATTATCCGCTGTTTTGGTGCAGATGGCGATCGGGGATATCCGCCCCATATTGATGATTTGTATCGAGAATTGAATATTGAACGGGGTTGTTATGAAGA
This genomic interval from Phormidium ambiguum IAM M-71 contains the following:
- a CDS encoding cell wall hydrolase, translating into MRGDDGFKLLAKNWDLPDSDPNKWVYITPKDQWQQSYGETVYEFTLPQNAPTGWYDFHFHFYEQGGDANFNLSWEAVPSNGGGIPPGGSYYPELSTLTDAQWDEYSGDNTRFDGIVWPGYEFEDERYKTPVSIAQIYTNLTEAVFGSRYPMSAGYLHDPSYYNGRFGPNGIKVWHPAIDIMGTGGKEVKALIGGTVTYVSVTGKPNGYITGIKADDGNLWLYTHINTAVTPGQRIEPGNTVGYVTQADGHLHLEVQKGHTYQQTWNRGNDFDFVKEATISPLQAFWDWKNSNSQGETTNPGSSDGSGGVAVPFAEDDVDILARTIYGEARSESLEGKIAVAWVVKNRALKSPNYGWPNDIGDVAQQPWQFSAWNYNDPNKAIMQALNGQVLEDYKKIARDVLEGGIPDPTLGADHYYNPSAASPDWQYAGVQTTVIGNHVFRKLVS
- a CDS encoding helix-turn-helix transcriptional regulator, with the protein product MAKKPTLHPHADQQAFARLMLLIATLVKYPGVGCLETEDSLTERGHNSLEQVQTYLKKLAQELHIELTNVSLPTLRKDLETLRNYQILDRRKYCSGYYLGTGAMSREELQVAFHALVSSAKYQGNPQARRIYHTLEKRLRGLNLELKGQFFYPVRQHLNRAVDYTDPEEMIRKGKNRHNLFHQLDLVEEAINSGQAIKIYRATDPYQKRNTGIIQVFPLQLIYVDIAWYLIFEYCSNGHLAIGRINRFKNYCVIINPTGRGIELQQKSLAKAHKLLENGWGLNLGEFEEQQAELAGKLTLIPIEVRFFPPVITFILEGERRHVNQKIIPGPKDSKTGQLAYVTYKIQLPPRSLSEFNLWVFRHLNNAQVISPPELVEFHRQSVQALMQRYC